The Bacillus sp. Y1 genome has a window encoding:
- a CDS encoding phage tail tape measure protein, producing MASIGEIKGTLTLSTEEFDKALKRARDGMDQTGKKSRQTAKDIEQIQNAALALGTAVGVAVSASVGVAANFEQKLADIRAISGATAAEMEQLSDLAKQAGMDTAYSASQSAMAIEELLKAGLSVEQVIGGGLTGALSLAAAGGIDLAKAAEVASIALNSFKDDQLSVSDAANVLSGAASASATDVLEMQYGLSQVSAVAAGVGMTFQDTATALAIFANNGLKGSDSGTSLKTMLQNLQPTTKGQIALFKELGLMTADGANAFFDMNGQLKGIDQIAGILQKSMQGMTDQQRSLALETIFGSDAVRAANILYREGEQGLNNMWDALSKVTAAEVAATKMDTLRGAFEEFKGTIETIGIEVGEDLLPLLTDITRKVTDVLRSFDDMDMANGKSALAFAGVASAIGIALTAIVRLGTALSAFAMTPVGAAVIGVSLLGGAIASTMVYQKEMSEVTLENADAMTEQRDALKANIDAYDSLSARSKLSNDELARFVDINSEITKTADPNIIAQLKDEQAKLYEKSGLTNDELDRLVQLNGDILEVVPESSVVLTDQGNVLVDNTGKAKEFNAQQAEMIRLELEAQKAKAEANMEDYLRKERDLQKQINDLKVDKIDFDEQERKQAEKLEGLREEYAIAKENDDWREQDRLQRTIEMEEGKLTSIKKQRAEAAGLIVEKSKEIEKVQEQIGKLDEVKRKMIDLELKQVGINAKRGEELTTLDTGIQKLEEQKRKLQDTTPVAMRNKQEYKDSVAEIDKQISSLQGVKDRIIDITGKAQTMNYELGRDIRKNITTYQTEYLTQVRRAPLPTGPQDQRHGGGLVGSNQLIQRLSQLPNHNEVDTRLLRNEMVLTEAQQANLMRMIDAGFTGNQPQASSPSSLVVNQTNKITVEGNIDSDIYDDIMRRQTQEYEMKLGMAGVKQR from the coding sequence ATGGCAAGCATAGGCGAAATTAAAGGTACGCTCACCTTAAGCACTGAAGAATTCGATAAAGCGCTAAAACGCGCTCGAGATGGTATGGATCAAACCGGAAAAAAGTCACGTCAAACAGCAAAAGATATTGAACAAATCCAAAACGCAGCGTTAGCGCTTGGAACAGCGGTCGGTGTTGCTGTCTCAGCAAGCGTAGGTGTTGCTGCCAACTTCGAACAGAAACTCGCTGACATTCGTGCGATTTCCGGGGCGACGGCGGCTGAGATGGAGCAGTTGAGCGACCTTGCAAAACAAGCAGGTATGGATACTGCGTACAGCGCAAGTCAAAGCGCGATGGCGATTGAGGAACTCCTCAAGGCGGGACTTTCTGTTGAACAAGTTATCGGAGGGGGCTTAACCGGAGCACTATCGTTAGCGGCGGCTGGTGGTATCGATTTGGCTAAAGCGGCCGAGGTGGCAAGTATAGCCTTGAACTCATTTAAAGATGACCAACTTAGCGTTTCAGATGCGGCTAATGTACTTTCAGGAGCAGCCTCAGCGTCTGCAACAGACGTCCTTGAAATGCAATACGGTTTATCGCAAGTATCAGCGGTTGCTGCGGGTGTAGGTATGACTTTTCAGGACACTGCTACGGCGTTGGCGATTTTCGCTAACAACGGGTTAAAAGGAAGCGACTCGGGGACCTCGTTAAAGACGATGTTACAAAATTTGCAGCCCACAACAAAAGGACAGATAGCTTTATTTAAAGAGCTCGGACTTATGACTGCCGACGGAGCTAACGCCTTCTTCGACATGAACGGTCAACTCAAAGGGATTGACCAAATCGCCGGAATCCTACAAAAATCCATGCAAGGCATGACCGACCAACAACGCTCATTAGCCTTAGAAACAATCTTCGGAAGCGATGCTGTGCGTGCAGCTAACATCCTATATCGCGAAGGTGAGCAAGGGCTGAATAATATGTGGGACGCATTATCCAAAGTAACGGCTGCCGAGGTTGCGGCGACCAAAATGGATACACTACGCGGTGCTTTCGAAGAGTTTAAAGGAACTATCGAAACAATTGGGATTGAAGTTGGAGAGGACCTACTTCCCCTTCTAACGGACATCACACGCAAAGTTACCGACGTCCTTCGTTCTTTTGACGATATGGATATGGCAAACGGAAAGTCAGCATTAGCCTTTGCCGGAGTAGCTTCAGCTATTGGAATCGCGCTAACGGCGATCGTTAGACTCGGTACAGCGTTGAGCGCATTCGCAATGACTCCCGTAGGAGCTGCCGTAATTGGTGTGTCGCTTCTTGGTGGAGCAATAGCGTCGACAATGGTCTATCAAAAGGAAATGAGCGAAGTCACACTCGAAAATGCGGACGCCATGACCGAACAACGTGACGCATTAAAGGCGAACATTGACGCGTACGATAGTTTGAGCGCCAGGTCGAAACTGTCTAACGATGAACTAGCGCGCTTCGTCGACATTAATTCCGAGATTACGAAAACGGCTGACCCGAATATCATCGCACAATTAAAAGACGAACAGGCGAAACTCTACGAAAAGTCAGGGCTAACTAACGATGAGCTCGACCGACTAGTTCAATTAAACGGAGATATTCTTGAAGTCGTGCCGGAATCATCGGTCGTGCTAACAGATCAAGGAAACGTATTAGTTGATAATACAGGTAAGGCGAAGGAATTTAACGCTCAACAGGCGGAAATGATTCGTCTCGAACTAGAAGCACAGAAGGCGAAAGCCGAAGCGAATATGGAAGACTATTTACGTAAAGAACGCGATCTTCAAAAACAAATTAACGACTTAAAAGTTGACAAGATTGATTTCGATGAACAGGAACGGAAGCAAGCCGAAAAGTTAGAAGGTTTACGGGAAGAGTACGCAATAGCGAAAGAGAACGACGACTGGCGTGAACAAGATCGATTACAGCGTACAATTGAAATGGAAGAAGGAAAACTAACGTCCATTAAAAAACAACGAGCGGAGGCCGCGGGCTTAATCGTTGAGAAATCCAAGGAGATCGAAAAGGTACAGGAGCAAATCGGCAAACTTGACGAAGTGAAGCGTAAAATGATCGACCTCGAACTAAAACAAGTCGGCATTAACGCAAAGCGCGGCGAAGAATTAACGACTCTGGACACCGGTATTCAAAAACTCGAGGAGCAAAAGAGAAAATTACAAGATACAACGCCGGTAGCTATGCGAAATAAACAGGAGTATAAAGACTCCGTTGCGGAGATTGATAAGCAGATATCATCTTTGCAAGGCGTTAAAGACCGGATTATAGATATTACCGGTAAGGCTCAGACGATGAACTACGAATTAGGAAGGGACATCCGGAAAAACATCACGACGTATCAAACGGAGTATTTAACGCAAGTAAGGAGAGCCCCGTTACCTACTGGTCCGCAAGACCAGCGACATGGCGGAGGTCTTGTCGGAAGTAATCAGTTAATACAACGTTTGTCGCAATTACCGAATCACAACGAAGTTGATACTCGCCTACTCCGTAACGAAATGGTTCTAACGGAAGCCCAACAGGCGAATCTCATGCGGATGATTGACGCAGGCTTTACAGGTAATCAACCACAAGCGTCGTCGCCGTCAAGTCTCGTCGTTAATCAGACGAATAAGATTACGGTAGAGGGCAACATTGACTCGGACATATATGACGACATCATGCGGAGACAAACGCAAGAATACGAAATGAAGTTAGGAATGGCGGGGGTGAAACAACGGTGA
- a CDS encoding HNH endonuclease, protein MAAGVKLTIEEVREIFKQEECYLLSETYSRNTDRLEYIATCGHTCTIKFTNFRKGNGRECRKCCLARRAKEKYNQISSVFQQEGCFLLSKEYVNNKEKLKYRCSCGNISMISFDNFNRGRRCNNCKSARVRDAQITPFEIVKKEFESRGCVLLDTKYIGAHQKLNYICKCGNYSKIALNNLKQGQFCKGCGIKKRAASQRLDYAYIQQYFNDCGCELLTKVYEGNRTRLTYRCKCGNIAETTFHTFKKAKNCRECGFKKASIRLQKSISEVQKIYEEQGCELLEKDYKGQSEVMRYKCRCGNEGMKSLQAFRLCSKCPTCIANTVRETTKLTFSEVKEIFTKEGCELISEEYLGVSEPLEYLCKCGKPHTKSLSAFKMCSECPDCYREKRLGPNNWRWNFNLSDQEREENKSRASAPEQRVWKKKVFRRDNFKCRCCGSKKSNTLRAHHLDGYNWCVERRTDIYNGVTLCDTCHKDFHAAYGYGDNTEHQFNEWLQSNKNADAE, encoded by the coding sequence TTGGCGGCAGGAGTAAAATTAACTATTGAAGAAGTTAGGGAAATTTTTAAACAAGAAGAATGTTATTTATTGAGCGAAACATACTCAAGGAATACTGATCGCTTAGAGTATATTGCAACTTGCGGACACACTTGCACCATTAAATTTACTAATTTCAGAAAAGGAAACGGTCGAGAATGTAGGAAATGCTGTTTGGCGAGGAGGGCGAAAGAAAAATATAATCAAATTAGTAGTGTTTTCCAACAAGAAGGATGTTTTCTTCTATCAAAAGAATATGTAAATAACAAAGAAAAACTAAAGTATAGATGCAGTTGCGGTAATATCAGTATGATTTCTTTCGATAATTTTAATCGAGGAAGACGTTGTAATAATTGCAAATCAGCTAGAGTTAGAGACGCTCAAATAACACCTTTCGAGATAGTAAAAAAGGAATTTGAGTCCCGAGGATGCGTCCTGTTGGATACTAAGTATATAGGAGCACACCAAAAACTTAATTATATCTGTAAGTGTGGTAACTACAGCAAGATAGCATTAAATAATTTAAAGCAAGGACAGTTTTGTAAAGGGTGCGGTATAAAGAAAAGGGCAGCTTCTCAGAGGTTGGATTATGCATATATACAGCAGTATTTCAATGATTGCGGTTGTGAACTTCTTACTAAAGTATACGAGGGTAATAGAACTAGACTAACCTATAGATGTAAATGCGGGAATATTGCTGAAACGACATTTCACACATTTAAAAAAGCCAAAAATTGTCGAGAGTGTGGCTTTAAGAAAGCCTCTATAAGATTACAGAAAAGCATCTCCGAAGTACAAAAGATTTATGAAGAACAAGGGTGTGAGTTGCTCGAAAAAGATTATAAGGGGCAGTCAGAAGTAATGCGTTACAAGTGCAGATGTGGTAACGAGGGTATGAAATCTTTACAAGCGTTTCGTTTATGCTCAAAATGCCCAACTTGTATAGCGAATACGGTTAGAGAAACCACTAAGTTAACCTTTTCTGAAGTTAAAGAGATTTTCACAAAAGAAGGTTGCGAATTAATTAGTGAAGAGTATCTAGGAGTAAGCGAACCGCTGGAATATCTGTGTAAATGTGGTAAACCACATACAAAATCTTTATCTGCATTTAAGATGTGCAGTGAGTGCCCAGACTGTTATCGAGAAAAGAGGTTAGGCCCAAATAATTGGAGATGGAATTTCAATTTATCGGACCAAGAGAGAGAAGAGAATAAGTCTAGAGCCAGTGCTCCAGAGCAAAGAGTATGGAAAAAGAAGGTGTTTAGGCGAGATAACTTTAAATGCAGATGTTGCGGCTCGAAAAAAAGTAACACATTGCGCGCTCATCATTTGGACGGGTATAACTGGTGTGTTGAACGAAGAACGGATATATATAATGGAGTTACTCTATGCGACACTTGTCACAAAGACTTCCATGCAGCCTATGGGTACGGAGACAACACCGAACACCAATTTAACGAGTGGTTACAGAGTAACAAAAACGCAGACGCTGAGTAG
- a CDS encoding minor capsid protein: MKILELITFIKARVPGTYYPNKFPTSTSAPDACAVVKLTGGFPPDQWTGKKQPSFQVIVRGASNGDSECETRAYALHESLTNLREVTIGSDSIVVIRTVNSVPIYVGADENNRPIYSMNFDCVVRP, encoded by the coding sequence GTGAAAATTCTCGAACTAATAACGTTTATAAAAGCGCGAGTCCCTGGCACGTACTATCCGAATAAGTTTCCGACAAGTACTTCAGCGCCAGACGCGTGTGCCGTCGTTAAGTTGACAGGCGGATTTCCTCCGGACCAATGGACGGGCAAGAAACAACCGTCGTTTCAAGTAATCGTGCGAGGAGCATCGAACGGTGATTCCGAGTGTGAGACGAGAGCTTATGCGTTACATGAATCGTTGACAAACCTGCGGGAAGTTACGATCGGTAGCGATAGCATCGTGGTTATCCGAACGGTGAATAGCGTTCCAATATACGTCGGTGCTGACGAAAATAACAGACCGATTTATTCAATGAATTTTGATTGCGTCGTGCGCCCGTAG
- a CDS encoding SU10 major capsid protein, which translates to MKGIRQFIATNVDNVAGALTMESVNNLAQKIYEAGGFATGGDYKVIVGAKQKRKLSALDTNKIQIARGENSRGEVVDKLINDFGEFEIALNNNLAADELLFVDANRVAIRPLVGREFFHKFMGEKGDYTTGMLVGEYTLEFKQEKAHGRLRGLS; encoded by the coding sequence ATGAAAGGTATCCGTCAGTTTATCGCAACTAACGTGGACAACGTTGCTGGTGCGTTAACTATGGAGTCCGTAAACAACCTTGCACAAAAAATCTACGAAGCTGGCGGTTTTGCAACTGGCGGAGACTACAAAGTAATCGTAGGTGCAAAGCAGAAGCGTAAGTTATCTGCGCTTGATACTAACAAGATCCAAATCGCTCGCGGCGAAAACTCTCGTGGTGAAGTAGTCGACAAGCTAATCAACGACTTCGGTGAGTTCGAAATCGCACTTAATAACAACCTTGCTGCTGACGAGTTATTATTCGTCGATGCTAACCGTGTAGCTATCCGTCCTTTAGTTGGCCGTGAATTCTTCCACAAGTTCATGGGTGAAAAAGGTGACTACACAACTGGTATGCTTGTTGGGGAGTACACTCTTGAGTTCAAGCAAGAAAAAGCTCACGGACGTCTTCGCGGCCTTAGCTAA
- a CDS encoding SU10 major capsid protein — MAKIYDASLIGKKQSVVDEILLLNPHQTPLLSLLGFGEAVTQTTHQWFEDEMFADESTVVGAVTNVATAVVVADAEPFRVGHVVKVGEELLLVTAVNTGTKTLTVTRGYAGTTAAAIADAAKIEVQFVEGAEGSDARGARFKARVAKSNKTQIFDDSIEISGTAQAVTQYGINDLYEYEKQKKQLELALQLEKKR; from the coding sequence ATGGCGAAAATTTATGATGCTTCCCTTATCGGGAAAAAACAATCCGTAGTAGATGAGATTCTTTTATTAAATCCACACCAAACTCCACTTTTATCTTTACTTGGATTCGGTGAAGCTGTAACGCAAACGACTCACCAATGGTTTGAAGATGAAATGTTTGCAGACGAGTCAACTGTTGTGGGCGCAGTAACAAACGTAGCAACTGCTGTTGTAGTTGCAGACGCTGAGCCATTCCGTGTTGGTCACGTAGTAAAAGTTGGAGAAGAATTACTTTTAGTAACTGCCGTTAACACTGGCACTAAAACTCTTACAGTGACTCGTGGATACGCGGGAACAACTGCGGCTGCTATTGCTGATGCAGCTAAAATTGAAGTTCAATTCGTAGAAGGAGCGGAAGGTTCTGACGCTCGTGGCGCACGTTTCAAAGCGCGTGTAGCGAAATCTAACAAGACACAAATCTTCGACGACTCTATCGAAATCTCAGGTACTGCTCAAGCGGTAACTCAATACGGAATTAACGATCTTTATGAATACGAAAAACAAAAGAAGCAACTTGAGCTTGCGCTTCAATTAGAAAAAAAGCGTTAA
- a CDS encoding phage scaffolding protein, with amino-acid sequence MSEVTNEQVEQVVENTTVEEPVSKPESKTFTQDELDKIVADRIARERKKLEKFADYDDLKTKASEYEKAIEEKRLAELTAQERAEEIAKKYETERNELAKQLEEFKTQAQREKVVNAFIKAAPGVNIPSDRIDAALKLADLSAVTVGEDGNIEGIDGLLNTLVEQYAFLADVKKPQKPIGESTNSPKDTADKTSEQLLRDAVEKAKRTGRIEDRMAVAALKRELNL; translated from the coding sequence ATGAGCGAAGTAACGAACGAGCAAGTCGAACAAGTAGTCGAAAATACCACGGTTGAGGAACCGGTAAGTAAACCTGAGAGCAAAACGTTCACTCAAGACGAACTCGATAAGATTGTCGCAGACAGAATCGCCCGTGAACGAAAGAAGCTTGAGAAATTTGCAGACTACGATGATTTAAAAACCAAAGCGTCAGAATACGAAAAGGCGATTGAAGAAAAACGCCTTGCCGAGTTAACGGCGCAAGAACGCGCGGAGGAAATTGCGAAGAAATACGAAACCGAACGCAACGAACTCGCCAAGCAACTTGAAGAATTCAAAACGCAGGCACAGCGCGAAAAAGTAGTAAACGCATTTATTAAAGCGGCTCCGGGCGTAAACATTCCGTCAGACCGAATCGATGCAGCGCTAAAACTTGCCGACTTATCGGCCGTGACAGTTGGCGAAGATGGCAACATCGAAGGAATCGACGGACTATTGAATACGCTTGTTGAACAATACGCATTCTTGGCGGATGTCAAGAAGCCGCAAAAGCCTATCGGCGAGAGTACGAATTCACCGAAAGACACAGCGGATAAAACTAGTGAACAGTTGCTGCGAGATGCAGTCGAAAAGGCTAAACGTACGGGTCGCATTGAAGACCGTATGGCTGTCGCAGCATTGAAACGCGAACTAAATTTATAG
- a CDS encoding phage minor capsid protein: MAEFNEIPTPSYEYEIAKLVKYYEDALRQISRELERIDITDIKRAHMLAVQKEIAGILSELDEKASAWVAANLPHAAEDGVIRAIVALGVVDTVEEARKIVEFTRLNRDLITMAVADTQDDLLQISQNVSRKVRTAIREVTAEAIRSNLTKGINASDPIKRDIVAELRKRLGDSINTGIIDASNRRWNPKVYAEMVVRTKMAHTERESSINEALGRNANYGVISSHGAKDACRNWEGKIVKLTPDADGPYPYVGSLPRREIFHPNCKHVVTPFRRIDRLPQQIRSNNGVE, encoded by the coding sequence ATGGCGGAGTTCAACGAAATACCGACGCCATCGTACGAATACGAAATTGCCAAGCTCGTTAAATATTACGAAGATGCACTTCGGCAAATCAGCCGAGAGCTCGAACGAATAGATATCACCGACATAAAACGCGCCCACATGCTCGCCGTACAAAAAGAAATCGCAGGCATCCTCTCGGAGCTTGACGAAAAGGCGAGCGCATGGGTTGCGGCTAATTTGCCACACGCTGCGGAGGACGGAGTGATTCGTGCTATCGTAGCGCTAGGCGTTGTCGATACGGTCGAAGAGGCGCGCAAAATAGTCGAGTTTACCCGGCTAAATCGCGACCTCATTACGATGGCTGTAGCGGATACGCAAGATGACCTCTTACAGATTTCGCAAAATGTCAGCCGTAAGGTAAGGACGGCAATTCGCGAGGTAACGGCGGAAGCCATTCGTAGTAACTTGACGAAAGGCATTAACGCAAGTGATCCGATTAAGCGTGATATCGTGGCGGAATTACGAAAGCGACTCGGCGATTCGATAAATACCGGAATTATCGACGCAAGTAATCGTCGCTGGAATCCGAAAGTGTATGCCGAAATGGTCGTACGGACTAAGATGGCGCACACCGAGCGAGAGTCCTCGATTAATGAAGCGCTAGGACGTAACGCTAATTACGGAGTGATTTCGAGTCACGGCGCAAAAGATGCATGTCGTAATTGGGAAGGTAAAATTGTTAAACTAACGCCTGACGCTGACGGGCCTTATCCGTATGTAGGGTCGTTGCCTCGGCGTGAGATATTTCATCCGAACTGTAAACACGTAGTAACACCGTTTAGGCGGATTGATAGATTACCACAACAAATACGTAGTAATAACGGCGTCGAATAG
- a CDS encoding phage portal protein, with protein MAWYNRKDIEKHEENTVTYQFNAFQPGEEFPPPADRERISKYKRLKKTFKGRQYEVYERASALLKDSPHAPQLAKLYIAVNLADILVTKPADLLVGEPPSFESGKPDNSDEQKAVNRYVEENDLVKLIHESAIGNGYRGDAWIKTRFGYRQDFSEVVARGGSIPENVVMEPIIEHINAEFVFPETSRGNIKSFKAVNIATVEYVVTKKEEVPFLNVERHIPGYIIYERYRLHEFEGGVDNTYGYPLQVYKIGDKVATGREGDIVETGVPHLLVHHIPYKSVDDDWEGIGGLEKIESLLAAVNDRITQIDYILWKHSDPNSYGPDLEGVGDAGNALRMGGVYIPVTNEDVTPGYMTWDGQLTAAFKELEVLLALIFQNSETPQWLFGSVLGENTGGTGTSHTDSAAIKARFMPILSKVKRIRAHYDKAIRDALWTCQLLDIEHGDYDFEDVYPTINWRDGIPKNEKEEAEIMQIRTGNKPTLDVQSAIKRQDEVDDEKAAEIVARIDSDTQRTEGFVNPSIFNEDNGGE; from the coding sequence ATGGCGTGGTATAACAGAAAAGATATCGAAAAGCACGAAGAAAACACGGTAACGTATCAATTTAACGCGTTTCAGCCAGGCGAAGAGTTTCCACCTCCTGCGGACCGTGAACGGATATCGAAATATAAACGACTGAAGAAGACGTTCAAAGGACGTCAGTACGAGGTATACGAACGAGCCTCGGCGCTATTAAAGGATTCGCCACATGCGCCACAACTTGCGAAGCTCTATATCGCAGTTAACCTGGCGGACATTCTCGTAACCAAGCCGGCGGACTTACTAGTCGGTGAGCCCCCGAGTTTCGAATCGGGCAAGCCGGACAATAGTGACGAGCAGAAGGCGGTTAATAGATACGTAGAGGAAAACGACCTTGTTAAGCTGATTCACGAAAGCGCGATCGGTAATGGATATCGAGGCGATGCATGGATTAAGACGCGGTTCGGCTATCGTCAAGACTTTTCGGAGGTAGTCGCGCGAGGTGGTTCTATTCCGGAGAATGTCGTAATGGAGCCGATTATCGAGCACATTAACGCGGAGTTTGTGTTTCCGGAGACATCGCGAGGCAATATTAAATCATTCAAGGCGGTAAACATCGCGACAGTTGAGTATGTAGTAACGAAGAAGGAAGAGGTACCGTTCCTTAACGTTGAGCGACATATACCAGGATATATTATTTACGAACGTTATAGATTGCACGAATTCGAGGGCGGCGTTGATAATACGTACGGATATCCGTTACAAGTTTACAAGATTGGCGACAAGGTAGCGACGGGACGCGAAGGGGATATCGTAGAGACTGGTGTGCCTCACTTACTCGTTCATCACATTCCGTACAAATCGGTCGATGACGACTGGGAAGGTATCGGCGGACTCGAGAAGATAGAATCGCTATTGGCTGCGGTTAACGACCGTATTACGCAAATCGACTATATCCTATGGAAACACAGCGATCCGAATTCGTATGGGCCGGATTTAGAAGGAGTAGGAGACGCCGGAAATGCGTTGAGAATGGGCGGTGTTTATATACCGGTTACTAACGAAGATGTAACGCCGGGCTATATGACATGGGACGGTCAACTGACGGCAGCATTCAAAGAGCTCGAGGTATTGCTTGCACTAATTTTCCAGAATTCCGAAACGCCTCAGTGGTTATTCGGTTCGGTACTTGGCGAAAATACCGGCGGCACAGGAACGTCACATACGGACAGCGCAGCGATTAAGGCTCGCTTCATGCCGATACTTTCGAAGGTTAAGAGAATACGAGCACATTACGACAAAGCGATACGCGACGCTTTATGGACGTGCCAATTACTCGATATTGAGCACGGCGACTATGACTTCGAAGACGTTTATCCGACGATTAACTGGCGCGATGGCATTCCGAAGAACGAGAAAGAAGAAGCAGAAATCATGCAGATTCGTACCGGCAACAAGCCGACGCTCGACGTACAAAGCGCGATCAAGCGCCAGGACGAAGTGGACGACGAAAAGGCTGCCGAAATTGTGGCTCGTATTGATTCCGACACACAGCGGACAGAAGGCTTCGTCAATCCTTCGATATTTAACGAAGATAACGGCGGTGAATAA
- the terL gene encoding phage terminase large subunit: MPADVQSDYYERAIELDRLQRIHRCEGNLLEFALEYFSNARNDGNDGNWDGFDITDVSEAPDFHKEISEIINEVSNVKTNAKVAVAAPRSHAKSTYLSKAFPMHEVLYRRRKYIIIISETPSVSMANMEWIRNQLKFNEKLRADFGPLLSPKDQANITDKSDAFIAWHPTDSGGRKQLSLVEAASTGQALRGRNWNGSRPDLIVLDDLEDARPGGNASTPEQRSKLRDWFSQTVMPLGDPKGMRTAFVYMGTTVHFDALLMQVLYNRSDFESRVYRAIIDMPERADLWEEMRQIYVNRENKKRKEDALAFYEANKAELLRGSRVLWPEVQPLLKLMMWKWDNSSKAFNTEYMNNPIDEESMIFNPESFTYYNALNITPKDYVIAVGIDFAMGKERGDYSAITVVAKHSETGVTYVIDSYLERVKPDKFLEVIVEKVLEHQPDVIAAEAQAAQEFFVDQLKMALVNRGYPAATRVKKIKQRSRKELRIEALLPDVESGAIRFHKKHALLLEQFERYGQGAHDDGPDSLEMAISVTKKAKRAVTNKPAWM, translated from the coding sequence ATGCCAGCCGATGTTCAGTCGGACTACTACGAACGCGCCATCGAACTCGACCGTCTCCAACGGATTCACCGATGCGAAGGCAATTTGCTCGAATTTGCGCTTGAATATTTCTCGAACGCACGTAACGACGGCAATGACGGCAACTGGGACGGCTTTGACATAACCGACGTAAGCGAGGCGCCCGACTTCCACAAGGAAATTAGCGAAATCATCAACGAAGTATCTAACGTGAAAACGAACGCTAAGGTAGCAGTAGCGGCGCCCCGTTCGCATGCCAAGTCGACATACTTATCGAAGGCCTTTCCGATGCATGAAGTACTTTATCGGCGCCGTAAATACATCATTATCATATCCGAAACGCCTTCCGTATCCATGGCGAATATGGAATGGATACGTAATCAACTGAAGTTTAACGAAAAGCTTCGCGCCGATTTCGGTCCGTTATTATCGCCGAAAGACCAGGCGAACATTACCGACAAGTCAGACGCCTTTATCGCATGGCATCCGACCGACAGTGGCGGACGCAAGCAATTATCGCTAGTGGAAGCGGCATCGACCGGCCAAGCGCTTCGTGGACGTAACTGGAACGGCTCGCGACCCGACTTGATCGTGCTGGACGACTTAGAGGACGCCCGACCAGGCGGTAATGCATCGACGCCAGAACAGCGCTCAAAGCTGCGCGATTGGTTCAGCCAAACCGTTATGCCGTTAGGCGATCCGAAGGGAATGCGTACGGCTTTCGTTTACATGGGAACGACAGTCCATTTCGACGCGCTATTGATGCAAGTGCTTTATAACCGGTCGGACTTCGAATCGCGTGTCTATCGCGCCATTATCGATATGCCCGAGCGCGCGGACTTATGGGAAGAAATGCGTCAGATATACGTTAATCGCGAAAATAAGAAACGCAAAGAGGACGCGCTGGCCTTTTACGAAGCAAACAAGGCGGAGCTCTTGCGAGGCAGTCGCGTCTTATGGCCCGAAGTGCAGCCGTTGCTCAAGCTGATGATGTGGAAATGGGATAACTCGTCGAAAGCGTTCAATACGGAATATATGAACAATCCGATTGACGAGGAATCGATGATCTTTAATCCGGAATCATTTACGTATTACAACGCGCTCAACATAACGCCAAAAGACTACGTCATTGCCGTCGGAATTGACTTCGCAATGGGTAAAGAACGCGGCGACTATTCGGCTATTACCGTCGTAGCGAAGCACAGCGAAACGGGCGTTACTTACGTCATCGATTCGTACTTAGAACGTGTCAAGCCCGACAAGTTTCTCGAGGTTATCGTCGAAAAGGTGCTCGAGCATCAGCCGGACGTAATCGCGGCAGAAGCGCAAGCGGCGCAGGAGTTCTTCGTTGACCAACTGAAAATGGCGCTAGTTAATCGAGGCTATCCGGCAGCGACACGCGTGAAGAAAATCAAGCAACGTTCGCGAAAAGAGCTACGTATCGAGGCGTTATTGCCTGACGTAGAGAGCGGGGCGATTCGATTTCATAAAAAGCACGCCTTATTGCTCGAGCAGTTCGAGCGCTACGGACAAGGCGCGCATGATGACGGGCCTGACTCGCTAGAAATGGCGATTTCCGTAACGAAGAAAGCAAAACGAGCGGTTACAAATAAACCGGCATGGATGTAG